The following are encoded in a window of Bradyrhizobium sp. WBOS07 genomic DNA:
- a CDS encoding MFS transporter — protein sequence MATAQTPAMADLHTGEHGHDQASPGEIAIGVIIGRTSEFFDFFVFAIASVIVFPRLVFPFASELTGTLYSFMIFALAFMARPIGTVIFMTVDRAYGKTAKLISALFLLGTATVALAFLPGYHEIGVAAIWLLALARIAQGLAWGGAWDGMASLLALNAPPSKRGWYAMVPQLGAPLGLIVASALFAYFAGNLSADDFFDWGWRYPFFVAFAINVVALFARLRMVTTEEYATLFETRELQPARISETVAREGQTIMLGAFAPLASFALFHMVTVFPLSWVFLFTHESPVRFLIIEIVAAVFGVGAIVASGIIADRVGRKSLLMGSAIAIAIYSGFAPQLLDAGAFGETIYMVIGFILLGLSFGQSSGAIASNFKQAYRYTASALTSDMAWLFGAGFAPLVALLLATNLGVIASGAYLLSGAFWTLLALWLSGQREAGDMDAGR from the coding sequence ATGGCGACGGCACAGACCCCCGCAATGGCAGACCTCCACACGGGCGAGCATGGCCACGACCAGGCCAGCCCCGGTGAGATCGCCATTGGCGTCATCATCGGCCGCACCTCGGAATTCTTCGACTTCTTCGTCTTCGCGATCGCCTCGGTGATCGTATTCCCGCGCCTGGTCTTCCCGTTCGCGAGCGAGCTGACCGGCACCCTCTATTCCTTCATGATCTTCGCGCTGGCCTTCATGGCGCGTCCGATCGGCACCGTCATCTTCATGACGGTCGACCGTGCCTACGGCAAGACGGCCAAGCTGATCTCGGCGCTGTTCCTGCTCGGCACCGCGACCGTCGCGCTGGCGTTCCTGCCCGGCTATCACGAGATCGGCGTCGCCGCGATCTGGCTGCTGGCACTGGCGCGCATCGCTCAGGGCCTCGCCTGGGGCGGCGCCTGGGACGGAATGGCCTCGCTGCTGGCGCTGAATGCGCCGCCCTCCAAGCGCGGCTGGTACGCGATGGTGCCGCAGCTCGGCGCTCCGCTCGGGCTGATCGTGGCGAGCGCGCTGTTCGCCTATTTCGCCGGCAATCTGTCGGCCGACGATTTCTTCGACTGGGGCTGGCGCTATCCGTTCTTCGTTGCCTTTGCCATCAACGTGGTGGCGCTGTTCGCGCGCCTGCGCATGGTGACGACGGAGGAATATGCCACGCTGTTCGAGACCCGCGAATTGCAGCCGGCGCGCATCTCCGAGACGGTCGCGCGCGAAGGCCAGACCATCATGCTCGGCGCGTTCGCGCCGCTCGCGAGTTTCGCGCTGTTTCACATGGTTACGGTGTTTCCGCTGTCCTGGGTGTTCCTGTTCACGCACGAGAGCCCGGTGCGCTTCCTGATCATCGAGATCGTCGCCGCCGTGTTCGGCGTCGGCGCGATCGTGGCCTCCGGCATCATCGCCGACCGCGTCGGGCGCAAGTCGCTCTTGATGGGATCGGCGATCGCGATCGCGATCTATAGCGGCTTTGCCCCGCAATTGCTCGATGCCGGCGCGTTCGGCGAGACCATCTACATGGTGATCGGCTTCATCCTGCTCGGCCTGTCCTTCGGCCAGTCCTCCGGTGCGATCGCCTCGAACTTCAAGCAGGCCTATCGCTACACCGCCTCGGCGTTGACCTCGGACATGGCCTGGCTGTTCGGCGCCGGCTTCGCGCCGCTGGTCGCGTTGCTGCTCGCCACCAATCTCGGCGTCATCGCTTCGGGGGCGTATCTGCTCTCCGGCGCGTTCTGGACCCTGCTGGCACTGTGGCTCAGCGGCCAGCGCGAGGCCGGCGATATGGACGCGGGGCGTTGA